Proteins from one Hyperolius riggenbachi isolate aHypRig1 chromosome 2, aHypRig1.pri, whole genome shotgun sequence genomic window:
- the LOC137542918 gene encoding zinc finger BED domain-containing protein 4-like yields MSKRKISNIWVYFEEVDPNKAKCKICKKVYSTYGGSTSNYKRHLRINHPREVLTQIRQKSTAKSRRPSAGKAATSAPCTISIPTTESSTTSGGGATSQRPGQSRTTSCVRPPTTLFKQSKVDEELVRMIALDFQPFSIVDDRGFKNFVATIDPTYFLPHRETLTTTLMPSMYVRTKAHVMECVNDASAVCLTTDCWTSRTTVSFMAVTCHYINKDFKLMSSLLDCFPFTERHTADNLAAELQNICEEWGITNKVSACVSDNASNIKAAIQKVGWKNVACFAHTLNLIVRESLKKIQDTVAKVKNVVEYVHRSTIASERLKATQRQMGLEELRLKQDVVTRWNSTYYMLKRFLEQKEAIISTLALVNPSLPTLTLDEWDIIKAACEILKPFEEVTVEISADRYVTASKVILMARELQETVLRLWDAALSNHGPVLAMMDTLSMEMSSRFHQMEYFRPLAEATLLDPRFKQKAFHDTAAADEASKNIITAVARTLCSNQHQVDLTDPPTTPAPQSERTASFWEDFDEEVAESSTVSDPMSSRATAEMRSYLAEPLIPKTDDPLAWWKARQSIYEGLTAIMKTKLCIVATSVPAERIFSKAGQIISKRRNWLNPSMVRQLVFLNANLPSPADR; encoded by the exons atgtcaaaaagaaaaataagtaaTATATGGGTTTATTTTGAGGAGGTTGATCCTAATAAAGCAAAATGCAAAATCTGTAAAAAGGTATATTCAACCTACGGAGGATCAACTTCAAATTATAAGCGGCATCTGCGAATAAATCACCCGAGAGAAGTCCTAACGCAAATTAGACAAAAGAGCACAGCAAAATCAAGACGACCATCAGCAGGCAAAGCAGCAACATCAGCACCCTGCACAATTAGCATCCCCACAACAGAATCATCCACCACATCTGGAGGAGGCGCGACTTCTCAAAGACCAGGGCAAAGTCGCACAACCAGTTGTGTAAGACCACCAACTACCCTCTTCAAACAATCCAAAGTGGATGAGGAGTTGGTGAGGATGATAGCATTGGACTTCCAACCGTTTTCGATCGTTGATGACAGAGGATTTAAAAATTTTGTGGCGACTATTGATCCTACATACTTCTTGCCACACAGAGAGACTCTAACAACAACTTTGATGCCAAGTATGTATGTGAGAACTAAGGCACATGTAATGGAGTGTGTAAATGATGCATCAGCTGTTTGTCTGACCACTGACTGCTGGACATCTCGAACAACAGTTAGTTTTATGGCAGTAACTTGTCATTATATTAATAAGGACTTTAAACTGATGTCCTCTCTTCTGGACTGCTTTCCTTttacagagagacacacagcTGACAACTTAGCGGCTGAGCTTCAAAACATTTGTGAAGAGTGGGGCATAACCAACAAAGTCAGTGCTTGTGTCTCTGACAACGCAAGCAATATCAAAGCAGCCATTCAGAAGGTTGGTTGGAAGAATGTGGCCTGCTTTGCCCATACGCTAAACCTAATTGTGAGggaaagcttaaaaaaaatacaggacACCGTGGCGAAGGTTAAGAATGTTGTGGAATATGTACATAGAAGCACCATTGCATCTGAAAGACTAAAAGCGACACAAAGGCAAATGGGCCTCGAAGAGCTGAGGCTCAAACAAGATGTTGTCACAAGGTGGAATTCCACTTATTATATGCTGAAACGATTTCTCGAGCAGAAGGAAGCCATAATTTCAACCCTTGCCTTGGTCAACCCCAGCCTTCCAACCCTGACTCTGGATGAGTGGGACATAATAAAAGCTGCTTGTGAGATCTtaaagccctttgaggaggttacGGTGGAAATCAGCGCAGACAG ATATGTGACCGCATCTAAGGTAATTCTGATGGCAAGAGAGCTTCAAGAAACTGTGCTACGTTTATGGGATGCTGCTTTGTCCAATCATGGCCCTGTTCTTGCAATGATGGATACACTATCGATGGAAATGAGTAGTCGTTTTCATCAAATGGAGTACTTTCGTCCGCTTGCTGAGGCCACTTTATTAGATCCTCGCTTTAAACAAAAAGCTTTCcatgacacagcagcagcagatgaAGCTTCCAAAAATATAATTACAGCTGTTGCAAGAACTCTGTGTAGTAACCAGCATCAAGTGGACCTCACTGACCCGCCAACCACTCCCGCTCCCCAGTCTGAACGTACAGCTTCTTTTTGGGAGGACTTTGATGAAGAAGTGGCTGAATCAAGCACAGTTAGCGACCCTATGTCATCTAGAGCAACGGCAGAAATGCGAAGCTATCTCGCCGAGCCTTTGATTCCAAAGACTGATGATCCactagcctggtggaaagccaggCAGTCAATTTATGAGGGCCTGACGGCAATCATGAAGACAAAATTATGTATAGTAGCCACCTCTGTGCCTGCAGAGAGAATATTTTCCAAAGCAGGCCAAATCATCTCTAAGAGAAGAAACTGGCTAAATCCTAGCATGGTTAGGCAACTGGTTTTTCTCAATGCAAATCTCCCATCTCCTGCAGACCGCTAA